A stretch of the Capsicum annuum cultivar UCD-10X-F1 chromosome 10, UCD10Xv1.1, whole genome shotgun sequence genome encodes the following:
- the LOC124888139 gene encoding receptor-like protein kinase HERK 1 has translation MAFFSSFWFQSYNARISDFGLAKLSPLVSQSHVTTRVMGTYGYALLSMFKQVQRHELQISSRFQFQQSELEVQRHELRSSNS, from the exons ATGGCATTCTTTAGTTCCTTTTGGTTTCAGTCCTACAATGCAAGGATATCGGATTTTGGCTTGGCAAAACTCAGTCCTTTGGTTAGTCAATCACATGTAACAACACGGGTAATGGGAACTTATGGTTATGCTCTCTTGAGTATGTTCAAACAG gttcagagacacgagctccagatcagcagtagattccagtttcagcagtcagagttagaa gttcagaggcacgagcttcGGAGCAGTAATAGTTGA